TGCTGTAATTGgctcttttttcaaaactggttTACTTAGAATTCTCTTAGCTCCTTCAATCATCATCTGAATAAGCTCGTCTTCACACGGATTGCACACTAAACTGAAATCATGATACCACTTTATGCTATAAAAATGAGCTAATAAAACAGACTCAGATACGGATCGCTGCACAAGGCCACTAATATAAACTGCAACGGAGGATACACTTGCAGGTAACGGAATAACTTTATATGAAATACAccattctttaaattttttgaaatacacatCATACTTTTTATTTGTAGAAACTGCTTTACTGCTTCTCACAATATTGAAAATGCTTTTTTCACATCCGGTAAACTCTTGATTTGAATTCGCAAACTGAGAAATTTTCCTCCATGTTGCACTGTCCTgtaataatgaaacataaataaaactaagCACAACTTAGcttaatgataaatataaatatatcacttTAACGGAACAATCATGCAAAGTGCATCTTAAACACCTGTACAAGGAGCATATTTTAAAGCGCACTCAGTGCATCTCTTATCTTAAATCTTTTTGTACTGGAACCGCATAATGTAATTCTCAATTAAAGTCTGCACAAGGTGCATTTTTGCATTTAAACTGCACAAGGTGCTTTGTGATTTTATACTGCACAAGGTGCCTCTCAATTATAAACTGCACAAGGTGCTTCTCAATTATATATTGCACAAGGTGCTTCGCAATTACAAACTGCACAAGGTGCATCTCAATTATAAACTGCACAAAGTGCTTCTCAATTATATACTGCACAAGGTGCATCTCAAAAATAAACTGCAAAAAGGTGCATCTAAATTATATACTGCACAAGGTGCTACTCAAATTATAACCGCACAAGGTGCATCTTAATTCTTTAAAGCTAATATACTTTGAACTAATAATGTATACATATGTAAGCGTGTGGGTCCATTCCGTAGTAATTACCTATTTTGATACGTGTATTTTACCgtgtagtaaaaatttacacccGATAGTAAAATTGTGCATTGAACCGTACAAAGGAATGTGACCTCCTACGATGAACaatcaagtttaaaaacaaGGACGCTACTGATGAATGGGGAATTAGCAAAAACACTGTCTCTGTCTGAACcagataaaaagaaatgtttaggACGATCAAATTCAACAACATCTGTGATAAAAtcgttaaatttattttctgtgttgTTCCAAACCATAGGCCAAAATAGAGCAGACTTCCATTTAGGAACTACCAATACACCTTTTGCGCGACAAGTTAACATATGATTTAAAACTCGGCAAACTAAGCAGACTGGAGGCACAATCCAGTTGTTTTCTCCTGACCAGTCGAAAGCGAAAGCGTCGACTCCTGTAGTTCCTGGAAcccaaaactttgaattaaaccgtgcaattttatgatttttatcgtCTGCAAATCTGTCAAACGTAAATTTCCCCCATCtgttattttaaacataagaaaaacgCTGTCGTCCACAGCCCaatcatcaaaatcaaaaattctaCTTAAGTAATCTGCTTGTACATTTTCGGATCGAGGGATCCACTCAACCTCAATCGTGATACTATTAACTATGCAAGTTGTATAAATATTCATAGCAAGTTCATGTAAATCAGGCTTCATGCTGCCAACTCGACAAATATGCACGACATTTTGATTGTCAGTATAAATTTTTACAAGTTTTCCTGCTAACTGTGCAAAcatactttttaatataaactCGACAGATTTCAACTCTCTCCATGTGGAGCTCTTTAGTCTTTCTTGTTCGCTAAACATATAATGAgcaatttgtaaaacattaccATCGACAAAACCTGCTCCAGCATACATACTGGCGTCGGAAAAAATAATACGTTCTGGAATCTTGTGTATAGGACATACCAATAAATTAggtatagatttacaatttctTTTCCAAAACTCAAGTTCGGTTTTGACTTGGgtggaaatttcaaaatatgagtccCAAGTATTTCTCTGGCAAACAGACACGCATAAATTACGTGTCATCAATTGGCAAATCTGACCAAAAGCTGGGATCAAAGATATGATTTTACCAAGAACACATGCCAAGTTTCTAGCAGTTGAACGATTATCTGAAagaattttttcaatttttaactgtattttttcaattttctttctgGGAACTTCAATAACGCCAGATACCAGATTCCATGAAAAACCTAACCAGTCTAATTTTTGCACTGGTGAAAAAATTGATTTctcaaaatttggtaaaaacccAGATTTCAATAAAGTATGTAAAACAGATTTGGACATGCGTACACATCTTTCCCTACTGTCACAAGCCCATCCGTCGTCCAAATACACAATAATCGGGAAACTTTGTGATCTCCAAAAGTTAACTAATGTACGAACAACTTTAGTAAAAATATGTCCAGCTGAAGATAGCCCAAAAGGTAAAActgagaaaataaaatatctttcttgTCCATCAATTACCCAGGAAAAACCTAGAAATTTCTGATGTTCTGGGTGTATATTAATATGATGATAACCATGACGTAAATCGAACTTTAGCATGAAAAAACCCTTTTTTGCGTATTGTTTGGCCTCTTTAACcccttcaaattttattttctgtttttgtacatatttgttaaCATGACTCAGATCTAAAACTAATCTCTCTTTCTTCGAATCACTGATGGCTACAGTTAGAGGATTTATTACATAAGGTTTATTTGAAACTTCAGTAATACAACCATTCAGTTTTAATTCTGTAATAGCTTTCAAAACAAAGGAGGAATTATTAAATGCTGATCtgttattattcaaataaactgATGGAGGTTCTTGAATAAAAGGAATAACGTAACCAAATTTTACAGTGCTTAAAACTAATTCAGAAGGTTTTAAACTATCTTCCCAAAACTGAATATGATCTTTTAATCGATTTTTTACAGTCTTATTGCCATCGGTATATTCATAACTATCAAATTCTATATCATACTCAACTTTTTCATTAAGACAGGGATGGAGCACTTGTAATAGTGGCTGGTGCTGACTTGGTACTACTGAAGGCACGTGCTTTGAAGGGACAGAAACGGGCAGTGTGTCCTGGTCTTTTGCAGTAAAAGCACAGTCCGTCGTTGTACTGCTGCTGGGAGTTGTTTTGTTGACTGTAGTTGTCATTTCTGGGTCCAGATTCTTTGCTGAAGCCACGAAAAAATTCTCTAGCATTGAAACCTCCTCTGCCACCACCTCTGCTGTAAGGCTTGTTAGCTGTACGTTTACGGTTAGCTCTGAAAACGGCAGTGCGTAACTTTGAAGCATCTTCAACATTGTCAGCAAGAGGATCGTCCAGATATTCGTGAACGGTATCCCACCCATGGCGATCAgcgattttcagaattttgttTCGCTGGTTCAAAGTGTCAAGCTCAGTTTTAACAATAGACTGTAGGTCAAGAGTTTGGTCAAGTGACTCGGAAGTTAGCAAATGTTCAATTCTTCTTAATGAAGAAATACGATCGGTGTTAAAATTAAACTGTATTTTAATCCCTTCCTGTCTGAATTCAAATGACGGAGACTGGGAAGCAATTGTAGAGGGTTGACCACTGACTAACGTGTGTGTGTTTGTATTGACAGAGCTTACTTGGGTCTTTTTGAACTCCGATAAAATCTCACTTTTCTGTCTCTGAACTGTTAAATAAGGAAACTGCATCAGCTGTAGTAAGATCACTTTCGTCGTCTTTTAAGAGTTGACTTTCGTCCATTGGCTCCACGGCAGAAATTTCTTCTTCGGACATAATACACGTGTCTACTTTAGGCTATAGCGAGAGTCGATGGTCAGAAAGATGACCGCACGGGTTTTAAGTGCGGACAAATGGTCACatgtcatgaatattcatgaactaCTTACGTACGACGAActaaattttatgtaaataatctATGTTCACTTGAAGTTATGTACACCGGTatgtaaacatttgtttatagAATTACACGTGTTTGAAAGTATATAATaggttaaatgtttttcattggtcGAGTAAATTAAAGATGTTGTCATTCGAGGTTCGCTTTTGGTGCAGTAAAGTTTCCAACCCTCCGACCCgacttaatgtattttatttgtgttattttttattaatgtgaataataatgTGTGTAAGAACAGAATCTTTAATTCATAATATGTATTTTCGTacataatgaaaattgtttttatttttgtagattggtttttgtgtttgttaccTGCAGCGACTTAGGCAGACAGTAAcactgatgaacaattttacgtTGCATTTGTCTTTAATAAAAGTAAAGCTTTGCTGCACGCTGACAGCCGAGCTGATCCCATATAAAGGTGTtgagtttattttgtaaatattttatgttcgcTTGAAGTTATGAATAAGAACATAAAATAATACTATAACACTTTATTAAGACGGGAAACAACGTCAGTACTAATAATACATACTTccagaccatcgtgtattatttgtgatcCGGAATAtgtatcaacaaggtcttggcaCCTCCCGATGAATTTTTCTTTGACAATACTTCTAGTTCATTTACTTTCTGCACAGACATTGGTGACGTTTTTCAGAGTCTGAGTAGTTGCTGcatgctcttgaatatcgaataaattgggaaatgtatatcccatatgcaggtaaagttggtatattgctacttaagtgggggaaattgataatttaacaaaaactatctttaaaaaagatatccgacgtatttaaatttgataaaatgtccatctgaatgtaactacaagaaattctttactaagtctttttatattaaggcaataatatataagaatattgtgatgacaccttaaaattttatttgtcaaaattggcaaataaaaagaaacaaatatacatttacttcTGTGTACATTAAACCTTATTCATGGTTAGTAAAGCTAGAAACTATTGGTAGTATAAgtagtatctttctgtttacattcaccaaaaccccacggaaatctcacatgcgtaggtgcgttctaaaagttatgtacgttcgtacaacaaaatttacattaaaaattatataattatataattgtcccgaataaacagctgtcatggatgcaaatagctattggagaaacatttcttttaataaaaatataaatctttgtaagatctagttcaaatatttatagtttttcacttgctttccatcatgATAGAAttttcgagacgttttttcaaacacaaccaaatcacccaccatgacggcattttgtccaatcacagaaaggattttcgagcatgcgtagtCTGTTGCCATAGTGAAGCGTCCTTAGGTTCAAAGTGCACAgaccgaaactataccgactacgtcggaaaaatcAAAACCGTCTCGTTTATCATAGATTCCAGTACTCAGATGACTGAGTATGTAAAATTCGAGGAACAGGTCTAAAAATTAGgaggaggaagccgtgtctgttgtttcttcaCGTTCTTATTCTGGGGTATATATTTATGGAATCCAATTCTAAAAGTTTTGTATTGTTATTGGAAAGAATATCAACATTATGTTTGAATGTGAAGTCAAATGACCTGGCTTCtttgattttcttgttttttgtcaaatttctgAAGAAGCACGCATTGGGACACATTCATTTTGCAAATACGCACAacttttgcaataaaaaaacatcGTTTTGATACCTCGCAAAGTAAGAATGACGTATCAATGAAAAGGTCAGAAACAGAGCGGTTGTTTAAGCCGTTCTGCTTTTGAGTAAACAATCCCAACAGGACATAATAAAGACCCACTAGTACATGGCACAatcaaatcaccagcacagatCGTTCTTATTTCAGACAACATAACCCACCGTGACTATTTATAAAATTACGTATAAGGAATATGTCAGACTTTTAATACAATTTGTTGCAAATGCtacaaaacaattatcaacaaatatatttaacagaatttaaaacaaaactttatggCTATATtgacacagttttttttttatctttcataaAATACATTCTTCAAGTAAAAAAACGTTTGggttttaaaactaaaaaaatatttactttatatataacttactcattactatcaaaacaaatcaaaacaatgtcttaaaaaacttcaaaaacattCCACCAGATTATTTCAGTGGTTTTTGAATTGAGTGCGTGTACGTGAAGCATGGAACAGAAAACATCGAATTCCCTACGAAAATCTAATTgcacacgttttttttttaaataggcaatatttttttcttgctaACTTGCACGAGATAATAAATACAGcgagataaatattttatcgGTCTTTCTGTTCAGATCTTCAAAACGTGACTACTCCAGCCATTACCAATAGATAGTGTAAAGGATTTTTATTCTGCctttacaattatttaattcAAAGCATTGATAGTGATTTCTATAGGTTTCTATAAAAATccttaaaaatgaagatttttggTTGTCACGAAAGCTCCTAATTCGTTTATAATTTGATGATCTGATTACAAGAAAGCTTTAATATTGTTATACCGTTGATGTATGCACAGTGGACTATGATACTATGAAATCAAGTTAAAGATTAAAAGACATTTTGAACATCGCCCTAATGTGAAATAAATTCAGGGGAAACTGGACCTACTTCTTAGAAGtgaattttggtaaaaaaaaaaacgcaaattGCGTTGACGGTATTTCAGATTTTCATGGAATTATGTTTATCAAGATAATTTGTATGATTGTGATGATATTGATCTCAACTCCAACGGCCCCTGTATCTTGAACTTCCATATCCataacgataaaatatatcCGTGACTCTTTCTTTCACGAGACCTTCATCTCCTGTTGAAGtcatatatataacaacagTTTTTGAATCAGccacgacaattttaaccaaagCTTCCTGGTATTCCATTTGAACAGCCTTGATTTCCTCATTCCACACGTCAGACCCTATCAAACTCATTTTGTCATCAAGACTTATTGGAGCTTCAATGATTGATTTCTTCAGCACATCACAAGCGGTCACAGCACCCTCATCTGACAAGGAATACATGGTAATAACATTGCCTTCTTCAACATTCCAAACCCCTAAAACTCCCTTTTGCTTAATTTGCTGACCTACATATGATTTAACCTctggaattttcaaaaattctataTATTCAACCGAATATTTCCCAGCAGTTACAAAAGTTATTTCCTGAATCTGTTCAAACATCTTAACCTTAGCCGCATTAACATGACTTGACATTCCTGTGAAAATCATTATATGCTTTTTCATATTTACGTTAACACTAAGTCCTTCAAATTCCTTTTTCATCTTatccaaaaaatgtaaatacagcAATACAAGAAGTTGAAAGTGTTTAAGATTAACTTCTTCAGTAACTTTTATGCTACTCTCAACTTTTTCTGCTACCTCTTCGACAGGAATCTTATGACCTGTGATTACTATCTTACATTCCTCTTTGACAACTCTGGTGGCTACACTTTCAGGATTTGAAATGTTGAGTTCTCTTAGATGTTTCATCACATCCTCCCAAGCTTCCGGCAAGGTTTGGATAACTTTCACTGTCAATATGTTGAAAAATGTGTTAACTTCCGTTGAAACTGTTTTAGCCCACTTCTTGGTTAATTTTCTGTAGTTCGTAGCCCCCTTGTTTAAAGTACAATAAACCACAAGTGATTCCTTCATCTTTTTAAGGTGCGGCGGTTCAACTGTTGCATTGTGCTGTAAAAGCTGTTTCTCAAAAGCATTCTTATTTTTGTCTGAATTTAGTagaaattcttttttatatggatGAATATTTCGTATCACAGTTGACAAAGGCTTGTATTGAGATCCATCATCATTAAATGCAGATTGTCCAAGACATTCATAGTACACTTCTACTTTAAGAATATGACCCTCAACTGTATGACATCTTTTACATACCTCAAGTGCACCTGTaccaaaaataacaattttgattAACGGTGAATGTTATGATAAGATAGTATCACAGCATATAtaccattatatatatacataatgactAAAAATAGCCAACGATAAATCTTTCGGACCTAAGGATCATATAATTATGTCACAGtacaattcatatatatatatgtgtatataactATTTGACATGCGTTGGTTCTCCTAACTTCGATGGTTACGCTGCTGTGCTTTGTCTTgacgctgaagtgcgatggtggCATTGTGATGCTATCTTGTTGATAGTTACGCTAAAGTTTGATGGTCTACACACACTACACGTTTCAATTGTATGTTATAGTAGTTTAAGATGTTTTATGCTGATAATGGCTTGTTCTGAAAATGGGGAAAACATTATctttagcaattttttttcttttttcaaaatttacaaaactttttgatttacGTATGATATATCTTGAATACTCTAAATGTAAACAGTTTGCAGACAGACCCTCTTCAGTATAATAATAAGTCAACGAGAAACTCACGAAAAAAACCAAGGTAAAGGTAAAATGCTGATGCAGAATTATGTTCACAtatcaacaaatggaagttttacgaccttgactggctatacagcccttgcaagGTCGGCTGTCCACATATAGAAAATCAAAGATGACTTTCTTTCATGAAGTATGTGCCTGTTAATGACAGCCATACCCAATAGTGAACGTAAATTTATAAACAGTTGAAAAATCTACTTCTCATGATACTTGCAGgtctgtaaaatttaaactAACAAATCATACGTCAAATAGAACATCGCACATCAGCGTATAGACCATCGCATTTCAGAGAGACCAAAGCACGTCAGTGTCCCCATCAGACCTCACAATTCGACATATATATCTGGGAAAAAGTTACAGTAAGTTAACGTCTGCAAAAGGAATGCGTCACATGACGATGGCATTGTGGAACACTTTCATTGGGTTCGCAATAATTcttcttttcaaatgatttgcaaaaatatatgtTCTTTCAATGTGACGTCATAAGACATGGCCGGTTTTTAAAATCTCGTCATAAGGTTAGTGGATACACGAATAGAGTCCGTATGGTGgacagaaataacaaaaaatgtggtgcacactaaaTAACCTGCGTAGTGGTTATTCTGATAAAAtttacggtaccaattttcttgcaccagatgcgcatttcgacaatacatgtctcctCAGTGATGCACGTGGCGAAATTATTTtgaatccaaagcttatataaaagatgaagagctataatccaaaagttccaaaaagtatagccaaatccgtgaaaggaatcagagctaaagtgtgcaccacatttgttatgttatttcgaatagacagaatcaagttttcttatttcttataatttaattctaaattccgtTTTAAACCTGcgtaaaccatgaaaaaacgttgatgacgtcacggtcacatgacaaaactatgtctatgagctgataaaaAAACACGActtcagccaatcagaagacgcattttatcagaaattaaattatttattatgcCTAGAATTTTAGTATTTCAGGATAGGTATAAACTGGCTAAAATAGAGAATTAGAGAACATACTGTAGTACATCAAAACACCCTGAGGCAAAGCACAATgtattacaataataaaaaaaaatggcctaaaaataaaaaaaaaaaaaaaaattaaggactCTCATCCAGAccctatgaaaaaaaaaatcacagtgaTGGTCTTACTTTTGTTTGCTTTGAAAAACTTGAAATCAGAACGTTTATAATATTATGCACTGTGTTTGGAGCAGTTTTATCCTCACACGATTTCAATTTGTTACAACCATATGGACCCAAAGATTTCGTACAGATACGAATACaatttagaaacaaatttactgtttatatGCTCGCTACTATTGTATATGCACACGTGTCTGCAACTTTAAACAGACGCCAGGATTACATAATTAAACAAAGGATCAATAAATGCTAGCTTAACAACAAACTTACTATCAGGGTCAATGAAGcacaggcgcttgggtctatgatacagatttttttttttttttttttttattttaattaaaatattcaattttctatatttataatacatatctatcacttctgtgcatgtttcacctagtttcgagtgatttaaacgacccagagaaaatacccaattttaTGGATAGTTAAATTGGGTATTTTCTCtgggtcgtttaaatcactcgaaactaggtgaaacatgcacagaagtgatagatatgtattataaatatagaaaattgaatattttaataaaaaaaaaaaaaaaaaaaaaaaaaaatctgtatcatagacccaagcgcctgtgCAATGAAGTACAGAAATTTCCCTTCATCTTCCACTAACTTCACTTCCCTTACACCTTCGACCCCTGAACGCCTTTTATTGTCAAAGTAGTATTCCATTGTGTCTGATGACGTATGGTCTTTGTATCCAGTGACAACTATACAGTCTGTTATAGGTACTGTGTGTAagccaagatggctgccattcAAACGTCTCTGCAAACATGCTGTATGTAGTAGGCCAATATCTACAATATAAGTTTTTTAACAGTATGAATATACCGATGCTCATAATTTAGGATAAAATcattatgtaaaacaattgttatcaggtaccaggattataatttaacacgccagacgcgcgtttcatctatataagactcatcagtgacgctcagatcaaaatagttgtaaagccaaacaagtacaaagttgaatagcattgaggacccaaaattccaaaaagttgtgtgcaaaatacggctaaggcaatttattcctgggataaaaaaatcctttaagttagttttcgaaaaattaaaagttttgtaacaggaatttgaaataaattccaCGACACAAGTGATATTCATTTCGACACCGCAGTGCTGACTAcggggctggtgatactctcggggacgaaacgtccaccagcagtggcataaTAGTGAAACTATCGCATTGAAAGGTCCTCGTCTGAATAAAACTAACCAACATAAAACAACTTAAGCAAAATTCTCACGCTAAGGATGTATATTAGATTGACTAGTGTGTCAATATATTATGTACCACATCCCGTCCGAAGCAATACATTATCTAACAATCAATTATTATCATAAGTAACCTTTTTATGGAACTGCCTTGTTTGAAAGCTGTTCAATAATAGAATGGCTGAAACGTAAGACTTTTGAATTGATATTTTCTACTTCTCTTCCAAGCCGTAAACACATCTTTTAGTAGTAAGAGAAAATTAATCAATATAGATGAGGGGAAATATGCCAGAAGAGAATATGACAGATAATCTAAGGCTTACAAGAAGataaatttaatgtattttaagctccgacggcatgaATTGGTGaattgatggtcgcaaattaaatTTACGATTTGGCGATgcgttataatttagtacgccagacgaccgtttcgtctacataagactcatcggtgacgcttatatcaaaatatttataaagccaaacaagtacaaagttgaagagcattgagtaccaaagttccaaaaagttttgccaaatacggctagggttatcttttcctgggataagaaaatcctaagtttccgaaaaaaaaaaaaaaaattgttaacaggaaatttataaaatcactacattattgatattcatgtcaacaccgaagtgttgactacagggttggtgataccctcggggacaaaacgtccaccagtagtggcatcgacccgttggtgtaaatagttatcaaaggtaccaggattataattcagtacgccagacgcgcgtttcgtctacataagactcatcagtgacgctcatatcaaaatatttataaagccaaatgcaaacaagtacaaagttgaagagcattgagtaccaAGGTTTCAaatagttgtgccaaatacagctaatgtaatcaattcctgggataagaaaatccgtagtttccgaaagattttttttcttctgttaacaggaaatttataaaattaccacattattaatattcatgtcaacaccgcaGTGTTcgctactgggttggtgatatcctcgggaacgaaacgtccaccagcagtagcatcgacccagtggtgtaaatagttatcaaagatacccgaattataatttagtacgccagacacgtgTTTCGTGTACATAAGATTCACCAGTAACGCTCTTTTCGaaacatttataaagccaaacaaatacaaagttgaagttCATTGAGTACcgaagttccaaaaagttgtgtcaaatacggctaaggttatctatgcctgggataagaaaatcattattttctaaaaaaaaaaatcaaagttttgttaacattaaatttataaaatgaccacattattgatatgcatgtcaacaccgaagtgttgaccactaggctggtg
Above is a window of Mytilus trossulus isolate FHL-02 chromosome 4, PNRI_Mtr1.1.1.hap1, whole genome shotgun sequence DNA encoding:
- the LOC134716063 gene encoding uncharacterized protein LOC134716063 isoform X1 translates to MGGIPFTNIWTILLLTMLKMLQSYALPFSELTVNVQLTSLTAEVVAEEVSMLENFFVASAKNLDPEMTTTVNKTTPSSSTTTDCAFTAKDQDTLPVSVPSKHVPSVVPSQHQPLLQVLHPCLNEKVEYDIEFDSYEYTDGNKTVKNRLKDHIQFWEDSLKPSELVLSTVKFGYVIPFIQEPPSVYLNNNRSAFNNSSFVLKAITELKLNGCITEVSNKPYVINPLTVAISDSKKERLVLDLSHVNKYVQKQKIKFEGVKEAKQYAKKGFFMLKFDLRHGYHHINIHPEHQKFLGFSWVIDGQERYFIFSVLPFGLSSAGHIFTKVVRTLVNFWRSQSFPIIVYLDDGWACDSRERCVRMSKSVLHTLLKSGFLPNFEKSIFSPVQKLDWLGFSWNLVSGVIEVPRKKIEKIQLKIEKILSDNRSTARNLACVLGKIISLIPAFGQICQLMTRNLCVSVCQRNTWDSYFEISTQVKTELEFWKRNCKSIPNLLVCPIHKIPERIIFSDASMYAGAGFVDGNVLQIAHYMFSEQERLKSSTWRELKSVEFILKSMFAQLAGKLVKIYTDNQNVVHICRVGSMKPDLHELAMNIYTTCIVNSITIEVEWIPRSENVQADYLSRIFDFDDWAVDDSVFLMFKITDGGNLRLTDLQTIKIIKLHGLIQSFGFQELQESTLSLSTGQEKTTGLCLQSA
- the LOC134716063 gene encoding uncharacterized protein LOC134716063 isoform X2, with product MQFPYLTVQRQKSEILSEFKKTQVSSVNTNTHTLVSGQPSTIASQSPSFEFRQEGIKIQFNFNTDRISSLRRIEHLLTSESLDQTLDLQSIVKTELDTLNQRNKILKIADRHGWDTVHEYLDDPLADNVEDASKLRTAVFRANRKRTANKPYSRGGGRGGFNAREFFRGFSKESGPRNDNYSQQNNSQQQYNDGLCFYCKRPGHTARFCPFKARAFSSTKSAPATITSAPSLS
- the LOC134716831 gene encoding uncharacterized protein LOC134716831, producing the protein MPYNQLYMTIFLTAGFITSSNHINQFCNSNAYIEITKKENNKLLFLEETTSSVNVGGTKSLIFYLLHQEIVFYKGVGNTNELQELLGNSHHSMNMIKVSNIPSGSSEDSIRFFFENKRKSGGGDINDLDYDEDSHTAIITFEEGGVAECVISRLPLLFEKERIAVEIFIPCQPTSIVVEDGKATVNDVTRAMPTEFAIEVRGVKPSTSADTIRLYFESRKGANADVVKMEFKAKGMYIIWFNKESAIEASMNKDVIVDSQILNIKRYIQPTFHKHVRKYDNKVFITNIDSTTTKDGLENFLEAKSKGIPEEIIFGEAEGTALVTFEQPPDIGLLHTACLQRRLNGSHLGLHTVPITDCIVVTGYKDHTSSDTMEYYFDNKRRSGVEGVREVKLVEDEGKFLPKRLCFIDPDSALEVCKRCHTVEGHILKVEVYYECLGQSAFNDDGSQYKPLSTVIRNIHPYKKEFLLNSDKNKNAFEKQLLQHNATVEPPHLKKMKESLVVYCTLNKGATNYRKLTKKWAKTVSTEVNTFFNILTVKVIQTLPEAWEDVMKHLRELNISNPESVATRVVKEECKIVITGHKIPVEEVAEKVESSIKVTEEVNLKHFQLLVLLYLHFLDKMKKEFEGLSVNVNMKKHIMIFTGMSSHVNAAKVKMFEQIQEITFVTAGKYSVEYIEFLKIPEVKSYVGQQIKQKGVLGVWNVEEGNVITMYSLSDEGAVTACDVLKKSIIEAPISLDDKMSLIGSDVWNEEIKAVQMEYQEALVKIVVADSKTVVIYMTSTGDEGLVKERVTDIFYRYGYGSSRYRGRWS